From a single Anas acuta chromosome 16, bAnaAcu1.1, whole genome shotgun sequence genomic region:
- the TP53INP2 gene encoding tumor protein p53-inducible nuclear protein 2 isoform X2 yields MFQRLTSLFFSDSSLPEGLEEPKPFVSEEEEEDGWLVIDLGGGAARPGAQRRAGACGCSVRPCLVPPPAPAHARSPVPTLPGPCLMDESWFVTPPPCFTAEEPGPDGVGSSPMEDLLIEHPSMSVYVTSTLELDAEEPQDSAAGEVPEPRLERHTPHHTTSLSVKAAILEKVSQARRVQRAKQLAEKPWLSQKALQRQDRARQRPARRARQRAGSFLHQPCQRHCNY; encoded by the exons ATGTTCCAGCGTCTCACCAGTCTCTTCTTCAGCGACAGCAGCCTGCCTGAGGGCCTGGAGGAACCCAAGCCCTTTgtctcggaggaggaggaggaggatggatgGCTTGTAATCGATCTTGGAG GCGGTGCCGCCCGCCCCGGCGCACAGCGGCGGGCCGGGGCCTGCGGGTGCTCGGTGAGGCCCTGCCTGGTGCCGCCACCCGCCCCGGCCCACGCCcgcagccccgtgcccacccTGCCCGGCCCCTGCTTGATGGACGAGAGTTGGTTTGTCACCCCTCCCCCATGTTTTACTGCAGAGGAGCCCGGCCCCGACGGCGtgggcagcagccccatggaGGACCTGCTCATCGAGCACCCCAGCATGTCTGTCTATGTCACCAGCACCCTCGAGCTGGACGCGGAGGAGCCGCAGGACTCCGCTGCTGG GGAGGTGCCAGAGCCCCGGCTGGAGCGGCACACACCGCACCACACCACGTCCCTGTCGGTGAAGGCTGCCATCCTGGAGAAGGTCAGCCAGGCACGGCGGGTGCAGCGGGccaagcagctggcagaaaagCCATGGCTCAGCCAGAAGGCGCTGCAGCGGCAGGACCGGGCCCGACAGCGCCCGGCCCGCCGGGCCCGACAGCGTGCGGGGAGCTTCCtccaccagccctgccagcGCCACTGCAACTACTGA
- the TP53INP2 gene encoding tumor protein p53-inducible nuclear protein 2 isoform X3, which yields MFQRLTSLFFSDSSLPEGLEEPKPFVSEEEEEDGWLVIDLGEEPGPDGVGSSPMEDLLIEHPSMSVYVTSTLELDAEEPQDSAAGYSPPSSPLPLPGAAASLQREEHCLLPTAPGKALTHREVPEPRLERHTPHHTTSLSVKAAILEKVSQARRVQRAKQLAEKPWLSQKALQRQDRARQRPARRARQRAGSFLHQPCQRHCNY from the exons ATGTTCCAGCGTCTCACCAGTCTCTTCTTCAGCGACAGCAGCCTGCCTGAGGGCCTGGAGGAACCCAAGCCCTTTgtctcggaggaggaggaggaggatggatgGCTTGTAATCGATCTTGGAG AGGAGCCCGGCCCCGACGGCGtgggcagcagccccatggaGGACCTGCTCATCGAGCACCCCAGCATGTCTGTCTATGTCACCAGCACCCTCGAGCTGGACGCGGAGGAGCCGCAGGACTCCGCTGCTGG CTActcccctccttcttccccccTGCCCCTTCCTGGGGCCGCAGCCTCTCTGCAGCGTGAGGAGCACTGCCTTCTTCCCACAGCACCCGGCAAAGCCCTGACCCACCG GGAGGTGCCAGAGCCCCGGCTGGAGCGGCACACACCGCACCACACCACGTCCCTGTCGGTGAAGGCTGCCATCCTGGAGAAGGTCAGCCAGGCACGGCGGGTGCAGCGGGccaagcagctggcagaaaagCCATGGCTCAGCCAGAAGGCGCTGCAGCGGCAGGACCGGGCCCGACAGCGCCCGGCCCGCCGGGCCCGACAGCGTGCGGGGAGCTTCCtccaccagccctgccagcGCCACTGCAACTACTGA
- the TP53INP2 gene encoding tumor protein p53-inducible nuclear protein 2 isoform X1, whose translation MFQRLTSLFFSDSSLPEGLEEPKPFVSEEEEEDGWLVIDLGGGAARPGAQRRAGACGCSVRPCLVPPPAPAHARSPVPTLPGPCLMDESWFVTPPPCFTAEEPGPDGVGSSPMEDLLIEHPSMSVYVTSTLELDAEEPQDSAAGYSPPSSPLPLPGAAASLQREEHCLLPTAPGKALTHREVPEPRLERHTPHHTTSLSVKAAILEKVSQARRVQRAKQLAEKPWLSQKALQRQDRARQRPARRARQRAGSFLHQPCQRHCNY comes from the exons ATGTTCCAGCGTCTCACCAGTCTCTTCTTCAGCGACAGCAGCCTGCCTGAGGGCCTGGAGGAACCCAAGCCCTTTgtctcggaggaggaggaggaggatggatgGCTTGTAATCGATCTTGGAG GCGGTGCCGCCCGCCCCGGCGCACAGCGGCGGGCCGGGGCCTGCGGGTGCTCGGTGAGGCCCTGCCTGGTGCCGCCACCCGCCCCGGCCCACGCCcgcagccccgtgcccacccTGCCCGGCCCCTGCTTGATGGACGAGAGTTGGTTTGTCACCCCTCCCCCATGTTTTACTGCAGAGGAGCCCGGCCCCGACGGCGtgggcagcagccccatggaGGACCTGCTCATCGAGCACCCCAGCATGTCTGTCTATGTCACCAGCACCCTCGAGCTGGACGCGGAGGAGCCGCAGGACTCCGCTGCTGG CTActcccctccttcttccccccTGCCCCTTCCTGGGGCCGCAGCCTCTCTGCAGCGTGAGGAGCACTGCCTTCTTCCCACAGCACCCGGCAAAGCCCTGACCCACCG GGAGGTGCCAGAGCCCCGGCTGGAGCGGCACACACCGCACCACACCACGTCCCTGTCGGTGAAGGCTGCCATCCTGGAGAAGGTCAGCCAGGCACGGCGGGTGCAGCGGGccaagcagctggcagaaaagCCATGGCTCAGCCAGAAGGCGCTGCAGCGGCAGGACCGGGCCCGACAGCGCCCGGCCCGCCGGGCCCGACAGCGTGCGGGGAGCTTCCtccaccagccctgccagcGCCACTGCAACTACTGA